The Entelurus aequoreus isolate RoL-2023_Sb linkage group LG04, RoL_Eaeq_v1.1, whole genome shotgun sequence nucleotide sequence TGTTGTTAAGAAGGATTATACTAAATACTCCTCAGTATTTGAAACAGGAGTACAGCAACTGGAacagtaaatgtaaaaaatgacaatatgaactaAGTAgctgaaagcttcaataagtacttcGTGAACAGTGGACCAAATCTGGAAGAAAAGATTCCAGATCccgagtcagttgaggacttgaatgagaCTATAGACAGAAATCTTAACTCGATGTTCCTCGAAGGTGTGACAAAAGATAGGAGAATAAACGgagctgaaaatatcttgtggcgtacctcagggatcaatactgggacaaaaattgttcaatctttatacaaacgacatttgtaaagttacaaaagactaaAAGTTAATATTATATGGAGATGACACGACTGTGTATTGTTCAggagcagtggcgggccgtgcgtttcccacctaggccttcagtgatgtccgacttcaatcaatcaatcaacgtttatttatatagccgtaaatcacaagtgtctcaaagggctgtacaagccacaacgacatcctcggctcagatcccacatcagggcaagaaaaaactcaacccaatgggattacaatgagaaaccttggaggggaccgcagatgtgaggacagaagaaatgaacaaattaaaaagatggtttgacaaaaacagactgtcTTTGACAATCAGCAAAActtaaataatgctattcggtaacagtctgtaacagtcaaacacaaataaaaacacaagAAGATATTaaaacggtaaaaaaacaaacatgttttgggtgtaataatagatgacaaaattaactggaaatctcatgtaaaaaatatacaacataaagtagcaagaaacacatcaataatgaataaagccaaacatgttctggacaaaaaaatcacttatattctttactgctcataatgttaccatatctgagttattgtgtagaaatatggggaaataactacaaatgtttgCTTCAtttactaactgtgttacaaaaaacatcaattagaataatacataatgttggatatagataacatacaaaccctttatttattaaatcacaattattgaaattcaacaacttGGTGCTACTCAAGAATGTAGAACAATTCTTCTCGACAAAAGagtagaaatataaccttagaggagaatcaaatttaaaacatttgtatgcacgtaaaacacttaaaacctttcgcatatcagtatgtggaattaaattatgggaaATTAAAGCActtatatgattcagtttaagaaactgttcaaactacaagtgctcacagagtacaaagaagaacaattataataatcttgaaccttaaaaaaaaaaaacataatctaATTTATCTTCTCGGTGAACCATAAATTACTCTATTTATTTATGAGGACTTTAATATGTTTATAtgtctagtacagtggttcttaaccttgttggaggtaccgaaccccaccagtttcatatgcgcattcaccgaacccttctttagtgaaaaataaaatgttgtattttttcaaattaaagacaaagttatatgtttttggtaacattttagtatagggaacatattctaagtaacaaagacttagtttagagttatttggttagggttaaggttagagggttagggccagggttagggttataataaggccatgccgaataagacattaataagtacttaataatgactagttaagagccaatatgttactaatttgcatgttaataagcaactaattaatggtgaatatgttccccatactaaagagttaccatgtttttttactggtgcacaaaatgaaccgtgcatgaacatcaccttgttcaaacaacaaaaccaacacagtgcataaactcacaacaaattacacacctgcaaatcagtctgacttctgctgttgccgtatccgtaacacgccgatagggagaaggttttatttacacgatgagtcgggtgtgtcttgacctccgccgaacccctgagcccgactcaccgaacccctagggttccatcgaacccaggttaagaactactggtctagtattatttttatgtatttaatatttgtttacttacttattggTATTATTACTACTCAGTgccgagtggttagagtgtccgctctgagatcggtaggtcgtgagttcaaaccccggccgagtcataccaaagactataaaaaaagggacccattacctccctgcttggcactcagcatcaagggttggaattgggggttatatcaccaaaaatgattcccgggcgcggccactgctgctgctcactgctcccctcacctcccagggggtgatcaaggatgatgggtcaaatgcagagaataatttcgccacacctagtgtgtgtgtgacaatcattggtactttaactttaactttatttactatttttttaattcactgttctgttacaaacagaacaAATGCATTTAATAAAACTGCCACGATATGAAAAGGCGCattattaaataaactctgcttctttctactccttttttggacgtgctgtaatgaaacaaccggACATATGTGACGCGTTACATTGTATGGAACTCGCTAACTGGACGGAGATCTCGCGATACTTACCGATGTCTTCCGTTGTCTTGTGACGGATTCGTCATATGACGTCAATGGGTCTCGTGACTTAAGCGGAAGTGACGACACAACACAGGAAAAATAGCTGCGTGTTGATATTCGcgtctttttttccccctaattGTATTTAATCTTTATCCTGCTGTTAATCCGAACAACAATGGACAGTTCTGATAGGACGACGTCGGACTTTTCAGGCGGACCGCCGCCTAATTTTAGAACGTAGGAAAATTCATTTAATGTCATTTAATTTACAATTTGGTAGCTAGCTAGCTTAGCCAGTTAGCGTTCTGTTTTTAGCCTGAAGGGATGGACATGTAGTATGGCGTATAGGATACAAATGTACATCTACAATAATATGAGCAATAAACTGAATAGTCAGTTCAGTGGCAGGCAAAAAAAGATGCATCGAAATAGAACTAAGTGTGTTGTTTTGCTTGCAGGAATGAAGGCTCTTTGGTGTCAGCCCTGAAGACTCTGCTGTTCTTCACCATCTTGATGATCACCTTGCCCATTGGCTTGTACTTCGCTTCCAAAGCTTACATTTTTGAAAGTAAGTCTTCTTTTGTGTGTTTTAACCACCAAACTGGCGAACAATCAGAATGTCCAATCCTAACAGATTATACCAGaattgacttagacttagatttaaacAAACttcaatgatccacaagggaaattgttcaacacagtagttcagttacaatgatggaaagtgtaaggatggaaaggacaatgcaggtataaatagactaatatagcaatACAAAAATCTaagatatatatgaatatatacataatctgtgtacagaataatatatatacagatatattatattatgtctataacatatacacaatatataccaatgaccatgtacaatattacagtatatacagtatatgtgacagcagcagcataaaatagagagtagatccagcagaaaatagacattaaaaacaaagagaagtagctaacatgtcaggtaatagacagatatcatctattgctgtatggcgagtgattatacagctggatggagtgtggaatgaaggagttcttgaatcgcacagtgcgggaaggaagctgaaggagcctgttggagtatgaactctgctgtcccttaattgtcaggtggagtggttgggcaggattgtccatgatggcgagcagtttgtccagtgtcctcctgtccctcactgacacaaacgcctccaactgcgtgccaatagtttggccggctttccggatcagtttatcaatccggtttgagtcccttttgctggtgctgctcccccaaccaacCACTGCAAACTAAATGCAACTTTAATAGTGTCCCTGCAGTCTGCAGTGGTAAAGACCTCAAATATTATGAGTATTATGAATACTAATTATTAGAGATGgataataaatgctttaaaatgtaatatcggaaattatcggtatctgttcggaaatgatcagtatcggtttcaaagagtaaaatgtatgactttttaaaacgccattgtgTACACgtacatagggagaagtacagagggccaataaaccttaaaggcacttcctttgcttgccggtccaatcacataatatctacggcttttcacacacactagtgaatgcaaggcatacttggtcaacagcgatacaggtcacactgagggtgtccgtataaacaactctaacactgttacaaatttgcgccacactgtgaacccacagcaaactagaatgacaaacacatttcgggagaacatccgcgccgtaacacaacagaacaaatacccagaaccccttgcagcactaactcttctgggacgctacaatatacacccccctcccacctcaacctcctcatgttctctcagggagagcatgtcccaaattccaagctgctgttttgaggcatgttaaaaaaaaatgcactttgtgacttcaataataaatatggcagtgccatgttggcatttttttttccataacttgagttgatttattttggaaaaccttgttacattgtttaatgcattcagcggggcatcgcaacaaaattaggcatagtaatgtgttaattccacgactgtatatatcggaatcggtaattaagagttggacaatatcggaatattggcaaaaaagccattatcggacatctctactaattatTATTACAATAGATCGTCTACGACAAAATCACAAAAGTCGTTTCTAGGGGTGTAACAATTCGTTTTAACGATTCAATGTGATTGAGTATCAGTTGTTGGCGTTACGATTCAGGgaccttattttttttattttaacgatACGATctgtggcagagaagaggacttttGTGATTCTTAATGATATTTAGTATTCATAATACTCATAATATTGTAGGTCTTTACCACTGCAGACTGCAACGACACTACTAACGTGTTGGAATTGGCGTAACTTTTAGTTATGCAATTCTAGTATaaaaacagtgcaattaacagtgcaataaacaacaataacagtgcaatgcattttaaaggtgccatatacacatcacatctttcatataatcgacagtattaccgttttactacatttttttttttttcataacatggtcattaactgcctagtttctcttgttatatttattttactgctatatttttattgttactttttatttttattcttattgttacatTTTCTATTTTCTTTCCATTTAcacctccattatttactttttaaaattatatctcaattctgtacactgctgctggaatttaaattttcctgaaggaaccctcctgaaggaatcaataaagtactatccatctatctatctatgaaatAAATGTTGGAAACATTGGGACGTTTCCCATTTTCCTGTCATTTCTTGTAAGGAAATTATCATAAATTACAGTTGTCAGCAGCATAGGCGctgacaatgccgagcacccacgtgggattgatggcaaattattTCTccccaccaagcaaaaaccgcgcatgctaagccggctaaggttatccagggtaaatcccacctcaccttatccttgtccacacacacacacacaatggtcgtttaagaccccctccacccctccgtccgccggcgcaacgcgacctagtacgcatgcgcggaaaatgcgcacgtcatagtcaccctccagtgttgctttgtgtgcaagttcttaaattaaattgaatttatctgaacaatatccagtgttgtggtatttcaattaactggaatccagtgtgctattgtagtgaatcacacctgagccatcataaattaatccaatctttattagacatgtaaacaatgtgataaagaacattttacatcaatcaaactagggatctagatatctggtcaggacactcctcactctttttccttcaccttcattgtccattggtTTttggtgacttgtgcagccctttgaggcagtcgtgatttagggctatatgaaaaactttgattgatttactttatatactctggacctagaggttgagtccgcgacatacatggcggacaataactgatacagtctgctttgccagttcaaaagcattcactgttttccgtagtcttccctcgacggccaggtaatacaaagcacatgctaccttttttatcacatccacgggagctcgcattgtcgttgactctccttcgataaATAgacgaagtttttcggtaagtagaatcacagctgacctggacattcgaaagttctcttgccatctgagaagtgttgtatcccaaatagctgcaatcacgcaTTTACTTCTCTAGTATTCATGTGCGATTTCCACAAGCGTGTGTACATGCAgaggaatgagaaacacgggcatgtctggatgactcgcctctagggatgatgtttgataagaaattattgagttcgagcctattatcgaatcctcttattgaaccgattccttatcgattctc carries:
- the LOC133648004 gene encoding vacuolar ATPase assembly integral membrane protein vma21-like: MDSSDRTTSDFSGGPPPNFRTNEGSLVSALKTLLFFTILMITLPIGLYFASKAYIFESSMKMSSSDSYFYAAIVAVLAVHVVLALFVYVAWNEGTPKGKGKHD